Proteins from a genomic interval of Lycium ferocissimum isolate CSIRO_LF1 chromosome 2, AGI_CSIRO_Lferr_CH_V1, whole genome shotgun sequence:
- the LOC132042910 gene encoding probable methyltransferase At1g29790: MGFTMGLNLLLLVAMVATNILSLYHLSSNIQSKPPVAPPVPDHLLHQLQTIRATINHLTRLQPQTPPSAKTKKSSLTIPSDLLLYTHLSPIASSCKDNPDLLHQYMSYTPFALCPSDSSVAESLILRGCHPLPRRRCFSRTPSSIPTSLPKTPFSTIPEKALLWNSYSCKSFSCLSKSNPNMGFDMKVEQSRYLGYKSDLDLPIPQFLQLTKSSKSVIRLALDIGGGTGTFAAQMKLNNVTVVTTTMNLGAPYSETVALRGLVPLHVPLQQRLPVFDGVVDLVRCGHAVNRWIPLTMMEFLLFDVDRVLRGGGYLWLDHFFSKREDLVKVFQPLIWKLNYKKVKWAVANKNDASGVKNGEVYLTALLQKPVSR; encoded by the coding sequence atggggTTCACAATGGGACTAAACTTGCTTCTTTTGGTAGCTATGGTCGCTACCAACATTCTATCTTTGTATCACCTTTCTTCTAATATCCAATCAAAACCCCCTGTTGCTCCACCTGTACCTGACCACCTTCTTCATCAACTTCAAACCATACGCGCCACCATTAACCACCTCACGCGCCTCCAACCTCAAACTCCTCCATCTGCTAAAACCAAGAAATCTTCACTGACTATTCCTTCTGACCTCTTACTTTACACTCATCTATCACCTATTGCTTCTTCTTGTAAAGATAATCCTGATTTGCTTCATCAGTACATGAGCTATACACCTTTTGCACTTTGCCCCTCAGATTCTTCTGTAGCTGAGTCACTTATCCTTAGAGGTTGCCACCCTTTACCAAGGAGGAGATGTTTCTCAAGAACACCTTCTAGTATTCCCACTTCACTACCTAAAACCCCATTTTCTACAATTCCTGAAAAGGCTTTGTTGTGGAATAGTTATTCCTGTAAGAGCTTTTCTTGTTTGTCTAAGTCTAATCCCAACATGGGATTTGATATGAAAGTTGAGCAATCAAGATACTTGGGTTATAAATCAGATCTAGATCTCCCAATCCCACAGTTTCTTCAGCTAACTAAGTCATCAAAAAGTGTGATTAGGCTGGCACTTGATATTGGTGGTGGTACAGGTACTTTTGCAGCACAAATGAAGCTGAATAATGTGACTGTTGTGACCACAACAATGAATCTTGGTGCCCCTTATAGTGAGACTGTAGCACTTAGGGGATTAGTGCCATTACATGTGCCTTTGCAGCAAAGGCTGCCTGTGTTTGATGGGGTGGTGGATCTTGTGAGATGTGGGCATGCTGTGAATAGGTGGATTCCTCTGACTATGATGGAGTTCTTGCTTTTTGATGTTGATAGAGTTTTGAGGGGTGGTGGGTACCTCTGGTTAGATCATTTCTTTAGTAAAAGAGAGGATCTTGTTAAGGTTTTTCAACCCTTGATCTGGAAATTGAACTATAAGAAGGTGAAGTGGGCAGTTGCAAATAAGAATGATGCTAGTGGTGTGAAGAATGGGGAAGTTTATTTGACGGCTCTTCTTCAGAAGCCAGTTTCAAGATGA